The Tamandua tetradactyla isolate mTamTet1 chromosome 23, mTamTet1.pri, whole genome shotgun sequence genomic interval CATTTACTGACTACCTATGATTTGCCAGGCCAAGCGATGAACCAGATAGGGCCCCTGACCTCGAGAAGAGAGAGTGCATAACATGGATAAAAACAGAAGTCTGGGTTCTGGCTCTACCACTAAGTGATCCTGGGTAGGCTGCTTGTTGTTAATTCATATAGTACCTCggtggaaattaaaaaatggtgCCTCTTCTGGGTTGATGCACTTGGTGGGTACACAGTACAAACTCTGTAGGGAATAATGTGCACCACCCTAACTGGTAGCCttggccttgggcaagttccttttCCAGGCCTTAAATGAGCTAGTATCTACAAAGTGAGAAGTAGAGTACCCAATGCAGCCTTCAAAGCTCAAAGGAGTCCCAGAGAATACTTGGGGATAGGAATAAGGCAACATGTGTTGAGCACGTAGCCAGGGCAGGACAGCTGCCAGTCACTTTTGCATGAACTATCTGATTTCACTGAGAACCAAGCAAGGCACTAAAGCTGGCGTTTGTTAGATCTTAAGGTGTTCTACAGTTcctacagggaaaaaaaactcCTGGGCCTAGCATACAATGATGGCCTCTACCTGGCCTTGCTTAATCTCTCCAGCCTTgtccctcctgtcccctctcacATGAGTCAAATGGATTCCTTGCCTTCATCCTTCCTTGGTGTCTTTGAGAATGAGAACTCTTACACATCCGCCCTTCAAGACCCTACCTCACAGTTCCTGTCTCTCAAGTGAAGATTTCCTTGATACCCCTCTCCCCAAAAAAGCTgagctccctccctcctgctTCCTCAGTTTCTAGTATTGACCTCCTCTGTACAACTTAAATGTCAGCtggtttctgtattttctatactTTATTTTCCCTGGCATCTTTAGATGCTCTCTCCCTTAACTGATGCTGGATTCCTTAAAGGAAGAGACTCTAGTCGCCTGCGACTCCCAAGAGCCTATTTATCACAGGGTAGAAGGTCCTCATTTGCAAATGTTGCTGCAGGTGCTGGAACTAGAGAGAAAGTGCTTACAAATGAATGTCATTTTCATCAGACAACCAACATGTGGCGCGCTTAAGAGTTTGCAGCGAACTCTTCTTTGCAATCCCGGGGACAAGGTGAGGCTCAGAGGTAAAGTGGCCCGGCCAGCGCCGAAGCCCTGTCCTAACAATCCCTACCCCAAGGGGGCCACCATGCCGACCGAGGCGGCACTTCGTCTCTGCAAGCGAAGCTTGTTTCACcgaaggagaaactgaggccggGAACACCGCGGGCCCAGCCGGCAGCTCGGACCACGGGGAGGCCGGGGACGGGGTCCCGCGGGTCGCCCCACCCGCCCATGCCCCACTCACCGGCGGGCCGGCCGCGCGAGTCCTTTTCCGTGCGCAGCCACCCCCGTGCTACCGCCGCCGTCGCCACCAGGGCCAGAAGCCCGAGCAACAGCGACAGCCCCATGAGCTCCGGCATCTGCGGCAACTCCATCTTGGCGGGGCCGCTGCCACCTCAGCCTCGGGCGACTCGGGCGCCTGCACGTCTCGGCGCGGCCGCGCACGCACGCGGGGGCGGGGCCCGGCCGTTGGGGCGGCCCGAGGGGCGTGGCCGGCCGTTGGGGCGGCCCGAGGGGCGGGGTCTAACCGTTCTGTGGGGTCCGACGGTTGAGGCTGTTTTGAGCAGGAAGGtatggggggttgggggtgggtaggGGTTGGGGGGAAGTTTCCAGCGAAGTCTGCAGGCCCCGCTCTGGCCTACCCTGGAGTAAGTTACCGCTAACCGTTTATTGAAAGCGTTATTACAGTGATCCCACTGGATCCTTTCCAGGAGGTCGGGCTGGGATTATTATTCCCGTTTAACCGGTGGGCAGGTCTTGTTATCTGGGCAGTTTCGATGGGCTTTTACTGTTGAGTGGGGACATAAGTGGTGACCGGGGCGTGAGGGGGCAATGCAGGAACTGGAGTGTGGGACAGCCTCTGCGGAGGCCAGAGGAGCAGGGCGGCAGGGGTGGGGTTGGAGGGCGGGGTTGGGGCggagcgggggcggggcggggcgggggcgggcgggggcgggcgggggTGGGCGCGAGCATCAGTGGCAAGTGAGGTTGGAAAGGTCTGGAGAGGGCCGTGAGGGCCAGCGAGAGGCAAACTGCATCTCGGAAATCCTCTGGATGGACTAGCGAGTGGAGACCAAAGGTGGTGGTTGCTAAGGATCTAGTTCGTGTCCTGGGCCTGGACTTGGGGACGGCCTGGGACGTGGAAAGGAAGTTGAAAAGGgcatttgtaataaaaaaaaaaaccaaaataaaagttgtttgtttttgaatAATAATAGATTCACAGCGAATGGGAAAAAATGCTCAGGGAATTCCAAGTGCCCTTCGCCAAGTTTCCCCGAATGGTAACATCTTGCATAGCTACAGTGCAATACAaaatcaaaaccaggaaactgaCATCCATAAAACCTAGAGCTTATTCACGTTTCACCGGAAAAAGGAGCTATTCTGAAGGACTAGCTGATAGAATTTGGATCAGACCCCAGGACGGAAAGTAAGGAGACAGGAAGTTTGTGGAGTTCACAGGGGGCCCGGGTGGAGTGGAATGTTCCAGAGCAGGGGTGCTCTGCaggcctggagagagtggaggtGTCAGGGTTGGGGTTCCAGTTTCAAACCTTTCTGTTCCCGCGGAGGGCCTTCCCCTGATCGACAAGGCCTGCCAGACTGCAGAAGGACGCTGTGAGAGGGCAGGTTGCTGCAGAAGACATACCCACAATCTCGAGTGAGGAAACAGATCCAGTCAGAGAGCAAACAGAGCGGccccatttccttcccttttgTCCTTTGAGGGGAACTGGCATTGACTTGGCTGtgggcagtggggtggggagggcctgGAGAGGGTGTCCGCAGCATCCTAGGACTTCTTTTCCCCTAATTTGCTATTTAGGATGGCAGGCCCAGCCATTGGCACCTTCTCTACCATCCAGAGACAGAGCAGCTCTTTTAAGAATTTCATTCACCAAGCATTTTTGGATAAGTGACATCTATTGATCCAGCAGCTTTGTGTTCTATTTAATCTCCTCGCATCCTCATCCCGCAGATTAGGAGATTGAGGCTCTAGGAAGTTAGGTGACTTTCCTGAGGTCACACAGGTGGCGAGTAAAGCTGGGGACAAATACAGGGATGTCTAGCTCCAACCTTTTGACCTGGAGGATGACGAGAAGCAAGAGTAACTGCTGTTTGCATCATCCTTGAGTTTGGTTGATCTTTACCGCAGCCTTTAAATACTGGTGATgttataaaataacttttaattttttaaacaaatgaaaaaaaggtaGGTTCAAGGACTTTAAGTGATTTACCCAAGCTCAAGGAGTGAGCAAATGATAGGACCCAGAGTTGAACCAGTTCTACTGCCCTCCCAGAGCCATCCTCCTTCCACCGCGTCACTCTGGCTGTGGGAAGGTGTTGTCCAGTCCAGTTGGAAGCCAAAGCCAACACGTGGGAGGACAACGAATGACACAAAGCAGGGTTTGGGCAAGCTGGACACATCAGGAATGAAGAACATCCCGGCGGATTTTGAGGAGCCATGAGGGGTGGCTGTACCTGCCCAGGTGGGCATTTGGACAGGTGAAGTAGAACGTGGGAAGCCATGCCAGGTGGAAGCAAGGCATGAGTGAAGACATAGAGACAGATGTGATTCCTGTGTAGATAAGAGGGAACAGTGCTGTGTGGGACTTGGAGGTTATCCCCAGGGAAAAGATGAGATGGGAGATGGGAAGGTAGAGGGAGACAGAAAAACCTAGGTCTCCTTCATGGTGGGGATCGTGCTTCCCAAGGGCACGGTGGAATGACGTGTCCCTGGAACCATTGCTGATGTAGGACCCCTTGGAATGCGAGGGGAGGGAGGCTATGGagagagatgaggctggagaaCCTGCAGGCCTTTGAGTGTCTGTTCTGAAGTGTGGCCTTGTCAGAGGTGAGCAAGAGCCAAAGAAGTGATTGACACTCATGAGATCCAATTGGCATCAACAGGAGCCCTCCCCACCTCTGGCCTGTGTGTTTGGTGAAATGATACATTTCTACATTGTTTAACCAGCAGTTCTCAATTATTCTTAGACTCCtccccagacctgctgaatcaaaCTCTGGGGGTTGGGCCTAGCGATCTGTAGTTCAACAAGCCCTCCAGGTCACTCTGATGCTCTGTGTAGTGTGAGAACCACAGATTTAAGCTTATTTGAACCCCCagaggcacttttttttttttttttaacatgggcaggcactgggaattgaacccgggtcctctggcatggcaggcgagcattcttgcctgctgagccactgtggcccacccccaagAGGCACATTTTGTTTGCAGCTCAGTGCCTCGATCACAGCGGTTTTGAAGCTTGGCTGCACTAAGCCCCACACCCCGGGATTCTGATCTAGTTGGTCCAGAGTGGACCTGGTCGTCAGGGCTTTAAAATCCCAGATTATTCAAATGCACGTTTCAGCAGCTGTAAGGGATACAAGAGGCTGATGCAAGACTGTAAGAGGTGATGTTGTGTTGGACCACGGCGGTGGCAGTGGCATAGATAGATGTCAAATTGCCAGGCTTCGGTAACAGAGACCGTGGGGcctggaggtgggggaagggaagagCAGAAGATGACTGTTTTTTGCTTGCACCGTGTCTGGATGGTGGCACGCTTCCTGAGGTGGGCAGCACGGAGAGGGCCCGTGAGAGGTGGAGATGGCAAAACTGCAGCCTTGGGAATGACGACTTCTGTTTGGGCTCCATTAAGGTTAAGGGAGAGGCAGGTTGGCACATGGtcatgtgtttctggagaggaagTGGAGCAGATAGAGGAGGGGTCCTCAGCAGAGAGGCCAAAGGGGCTGGCACTGCTTGCTGTcaaggggaaggggaagagggGCCGAGGGCCGAGGAAGGGTCAGCTGAGGACGAGGCTCCCACTGCAGGAACTGGGAAGCGAGGAGGAAGGCGACTACGGGCCAGAATTCCGGATTGGCAAAGAAGTGTGGTTCAAGAGGGAGGCTCAGGGGAAGGACCGAAAAACTGGCCTTGGATTTGACATTGAGGGGGTCAGAGGCGACCTCAGTGAAATCAGGGTCCACGCGAGGGTGAGAcctgggtgggagggaggagagagcgTAAGTGTAGCCACCTGTTAAGAGGCCTCTGGAGGGACAGTGGGTCGAGGGGAACTTCTCTGGCAGTGGTTGAGTCGGTGAAAACAGCAGAATACAAACTGCCAGGATTTTACCTTCCATTGAACCACTTCAAGCCTTTCTCCAGAACAGCAAGTAGTACTTCCAAGTCTGGTGCACCTGATACCTCCACAGCGGAAGTGGCTAAAAGCAGAGACCCTGGAGCCCGGTAATCTGGAGCAGTGGGGAGCCCTCTGAGCCACTCACTAACTGCGcatccttgggcaagttacttaacctctctgtgcctcagcttttTCCAACTGAAAAATGGGACTAATTATTATAACTCTTAGATAGTGTTTCGTGCCAGGCATTCTTCTAAGTGCTTTGTATTTGAGGCGGATGTTGTAAGGACTGAATTACTAAACAAAACAACTTAGAgtagtgcctagcacatagtaagctcTAGATAAGTGTGCAATTATTTCGCTACTGTTATTATTATACATGGGGGGGGATGGAAAAAAACACCTGAAAGAGGACTCCGTCTGCTGTTTACATCCTGGGGATATCTCCAGAAGTTCTGAGATGTCAGTGAATGCACACTTACCAGGCTGATCCACCAAATGTCAGCTCCATGGAGAGAGGGACACCTTAGTGAACTCCCAGAGCAAATAAAGGTCCATGGCAGGCCctcgataaatatttgttaaatgatgaATGGAAGAATGAAGTATTAGGACCTTTGAGACATTCTACCCCAACTCCCCATCTGAAGTAAAAGTTCCCTCTAAGACATCCCAACCGCACAGGCATCCACCTGCTGTTTGCATACCCTGAGTTTTGGGAAGATCACTACCACCCAAGGCAGCGTGTTCCCTCCAAATGGTTCCAATGGATGCCTCTGTCACTTCTACTCCTTGGTCTCAGCTCTTCAAACTCAAGGTGGCAAACCTCTCTGAAACTTCTCCTGGCCCCAAAACCATCATTTACTTCCCTTCCTCAAACCTGATCGTGGCTTCCCGTGGACTCTAGGGACACACCCAGGTGTCCTAGTGTGGCCACCCTCATTTGGCCCCACTTTTATCTGCCACCACAATCCCACCCTCCCCACAGCCCATGGCATGATTATATCCCCCAGGGCAGCCCTGCCCGATCCTGCCTCCATGCCTTCTCCCTTGTCCTGACGTGCACTAcagcttcttccttccttcctccgtCTGGTGAGTCCCAAGTCATCCTTCAATGCCAGCTGGAACATCAGTGCCTCTGGGGAggtcctggaccatgcatccatTCAACCAGCATTTATTAGGCACCCAATGTATGCCAGGTAGTCTGCCAGGAAATGGGGGTGCTGTGGTGAGCAGAAGAGTCCCATTTCCAGCCCTCTTGGGTGGATCTCATGTTCTCCAGCCTGCTGGGGTTGAAGGAGGCAAGGTGAGAGGACTCCCCTCTCCAGGTGATCCAACTGGATTCTTTTTTCTGGAAATGTGGGATGGGGGGCGACATGGAGGGGCTGGATGAGGGAAAGGAGGAAGCGGCCTTGAAAGAGGAGCAAGGGTGAAGGGGCCCTTCTCACCAGCTCTGCGATATGCCTCCTGTGGCCTgcctttctcttttaatttttgaataggcaATATAATCACATGGTTCAAAattcaaaggaaacaaaagggGATACAGTggaaaatttccctctcaccctGAACCCTGCCACTAGGTCTCCTCCCTGGAAGCAACAACTGTCAACATTTTCCTTGTGGACAAATGTCTATATTGATTCCTATCCTTTGCTGTTACAGATGATGCTGGAATAAATGACATTGTTCATAAATATGATTTTGCTCCCCTTTGAGTGTATCAATAGCATAAATTCCCAGCAGTAAAATTGTGTCCTTCCAGGGTACCCCCTTGTGATAGTTTAAAATggttatatacccccagaaaagccttgttctttccctaatccagtcttgtgggggcagaccttttgtttagggtggaacctcttgatttggttgtttccatggagatgggacccacccaattgtgggtgtgatcttttgactAGGTGGAGATGggattctacccattccaggtggttcttgatgaCTTTacctgagtcctttaaaaggggaaacattttagaggaagctcagatgcagacatgCAGCCCAAGAGATAGTCGGGATGCTGGTAGAGCAGACCTGTAGACATGGACCTtcggagatgcagagcccagcaggtgtcgccgtgtgccttcccatgggatgctaagcaagccagaacccagggtcttgccccagagaagctaagtgaaggcttagagagaaagccactagtatcagaagctggaagcaactgaaccgggaacaaggacccgcagacgccagccacatgtcttcctaCGTGACAGACATcggactttcttgagtcaaggtatctttctctggctgccttagtttgaacattttgaaggccttagaactgtaaacttgtaacttaataaatcgcctttataaaagccagtccatttctgctattttgcattctggcagcattagcaaactaaaccccTTTACTGGAGGGTAGACTGTGTGGCTTTGTTGCTTGCAACCAAACAATTACTCCAGCGCCCCTGCCCTCCCTCTGCTCCCAGCCTCGGACAGAATTAGTTCGTCCCCTGACTTTGTCTGGTTAGTTGCATCTGAGCAGACAGCCCTTCCTACTAGGCTTGACAGCCCCAAAAGGGGGGATGGACAGTGGGAGGGGATACTTGGGGAGCAAGTGGCCAGTCCAGAGGCCCCAGCCCAGTCCTCCTAGCCTTTGTATTTTGGGATAAAAGAAAGCCTCCCAAGCCTTCCTCTCCATCCCTTCGGTCACCTGTGACCGTTAATGCCATGTGTCCACCCGGCTGGCCACAGGTGCCCAGGGATGTGGTCCAACGCCAGCCTAGATGTTGCTTGAAGGGATTTTATCAACGGGATTAGCACTGACAATCAGCTGTAAAGGATGGTAAAGGGGACAATGTTGGGGCACCTCCTTCCATCACTTGAGGgacttaaaagcaaaaaaaaaaaaaaaaaaaacccaaagccaaAAGTCTGCCTCAAGATTACCCCACTCTGGTCTGAGTTTCCAGCCCGTCAGGCTCCCTTACCAAGCTCAGATTCAAGGCGGCGATGCTGACTCTTGCTGAAGTTTCCAGCCTACCAGCTTCCccattgattttggacttcccaCCCCCGACAGTCGCATGAGGCAATCCCCCAAAGCAGACACacgaagaaataaacaaacatgcCCACATATATGCTGTTGgctctatttctctggagaacccagATACACCCCTTTCCCAGACCCGACCCAGCAGCAGGAGCTTCCAGTCCCGACCCAAGCTCCTTCTGAGAAGAGGTGCTGGTggctgccctccccccccccccccgccccccacacacAGCCACCCCCATCGCAGCTAACAGCAGCTCCCATCTTCCAGCTGCTCAGGCCAGAAACCTCAGAGTCATTTTGATTCCTCTCTCCAAATCCCATTGGCTCCACCCACAAACGTGTTGCAGAAAGTATCCTGGTTCCTGTCACAGCCGCCCGACTGGTCCCCTTGTTTCTGCCCTTACTACCCGATGGCCTGTTCTCAACTCAGCACCCAGGGGGCGCTTATTAAGAGGTCATGTCCGACCTTGTTATGCGCAAACCCTCCAGTGGCTTCCTGCTCAGAGTGACAACTAAAGTCCTTTCCTGGCCCCCGAGGCCCTCCACTACCCCACTGCCCGCCTGGAGACACCTGGAGAATAACGTTGACAGGCtggcagttttgtttttattggtcAAGAATGTCTTACAAAATCCACACCCCAGATGCCTGCCCTGCTCTGGCCACCCCCTGCCCTGGTCTCAACCCAGATGAGAGCTTCCTGGCCTCACCCAGGGGAGCCAGGCCGCAGCACCTTCGAGTGCCAGGGAAGGAGCAGAGGGAGGGAATAtccttttctgcttctctgctcAGGAACAGAGGCCTGTGCCCAACCTGTGCAGgggggtagggggtagggcaggggggcagggtcATCCTCTTCCCTCCTTCGAGCCCCTGAACTGCCAACTTAGGCCCACAAAGGTCACAGCTGGGAAGGCCCGGAATCATCATCTGGTTAAATCTTCCCCAACCCCATTTTGCAGAGTGGAACACAGAGGCCCAAAGAGAGATTATGAGTTGCCCAAGGTCATGGGGTGACTTAGTGGTAGAGCAGGGACTGGGTCTCGGCTCCTCTCTGCACTTCGCTTCCTGGAGGTGGGAAGAGACTGCACGCTGGGGCCTGATGGTGCTCAGGGAAGGGGACTGCGAGGGCCAGACGCAGGAGGGACTGCCCAGAAGTGGTCTGGGAGCCCACGCACAGGGAAGACAGCTCTGGGGCAGCTGGGTGGGCAGCAGGCCTGGTCCACACTAGCGAGGCTGGCGCACGGCGCCCTTGGTGACCGCCCATGTGGCCTGCTCCGGAATGCGGGCTGGGTCCGTCAGGATACAGGTGGTTGTGCTCAGCTGGCGTAGGGAGTTCAGGACAGCTACAGGGAGAAACAGAGACAGCTCCTGGGGTCAGGGCCCCACACTTGAGGCTGAAGATGAAAGGATGGGTGGGAGGTTCCTGCTTGGCCAGTCTGCTGGCCCCTCCCAGGACCTCTGTCTACAGGTATGTGGGTGGTAGAGGACCATCCAGAGGGCATGGTGGGAAGGCCAAAACCCTAGGCTGGGTGAACAGCCACTGCCTGAGGCCTGGACCCTCCAGTGGGCTGGGGGGACCCCGGGCAGGTGGTTCACGTACTCGGCCGGAGAGCCGGCAGGGAGCAGTACTGGTCCAGCCAGGCCAGCGAGGTCTGGTGGAGGCTCTGCAGGCTGGCTGTGGACACCATCCCGTTGAAGGACTCGAACAGGGGCCGGATGAGGATGCTGAACTGGGCCCGGTCAAGGAGTAGCCTGTGGTCTTGTCAGtagcccctcccccccccccccgcatgtACCCCCAACACCTGGCCCAGCCCAGGAGAGCCACTGTCTAACCTTGAACCATGCGGTTCCCGCTGCAGCCTCCTCTTCCTGCCAATGCCTGTCCAGCTCTCTGGCTCTCAAGCCCCTCCCCCTGGCTCCTCCTTGGCTCCACTCTGCTGGGCCAGACCCCACCCCTGGGTTTCCAGCCCTTTCTCAAACAAGAGCTTGACCCCAAAGCCAGGGCAAAGAGCAAgcttccatgtcctctccagGACCCACTCACCCCACTCGGAGTACAGGTGGTCCCAAATGGCCCTGTGCCATTTCCTGGGGGCAAGTCTGTACTCCCCTCACCTAGGGACTCCCCCCTCAGTTTTTTTCGGCTCATCACTGAGCAACCCTGCCAGCCAAGGTGCGCAGGGCCTAGAAGGAGGGGGCAGAACCAGAGCTCCCTCCGCACCTGGGGAGCAGCTCTAagacaccccccacacacacacccagctgGTACAGCTGACCCTGCCCTGGCTGTAGCTCCGGCCCTGCCCCGCCTGCCCAGCTGCCCCCCAGGGACCAGCCCGTGGGAGGATACCACCCAGAACTTCCAGTTGTGCAGCGTGCGAATCTGAACATAGTGATCAAACATGTCCCGCATCTGGTGGAAACGCTGGTGTGTGATGGGCACCCCGGTGGCAGGCAGCTGCTGCTGGcacaggctgggggcagggggcgcGTCAGGGCTGGGGCATCCAGCGGCCGGACCCCCTGGCCCCGGCCCCGCCCGGGCCGGCCTACTTAATGGCAGCGTTGAGCTCCTCAATCTGGTCCCGTAGCCGCTGGGCCTCCTCCTGCATGGCTGCCCGCTCCTGCTGCAGCATGGCGATGTACTCGGCCGTCTTCTGCAGCGTGGTGGCTTTGCTCACCTGTGGGCGCCACCGGTGAGGGCTCAGGGTGCCAAAGGCGCGTCCGAGCCTGGAACCCACTGGGGCCCGGCGCGGGAGAGGGTGCTGGAGGGCCCTGGGATTGGATCTCGGAGAGGGGATCCTGGGGGCGCCGGCCTGGGCCGGGGCTCACCTTGAGGTTGGGCTGGGCGTGGAGCGTGCTCACCAGCCCGTGCAGGGTGTCGAACCCCAGCTTGATATTGAAGCGCCGCTTCTGCTCTGCGGAGATGTGCGTGATGCGCCGGTTCTCCGTCTTGGGGGACACGACGGGGTGAGCCAAGGAGGGAACCCCCGAGGGCTTGGGGCGGGGGCAGATGGATGCTGTGCTGGGGGACAGGGCGCCCACCTTGTTGCTGTCTGGACGACCCCGGCTTAGGGTGGGCTGAGGCGGGGAGACGCGGATGATGCTCAGAGCGCCTGGGCCCGGCATGGAGTTGAGCTCCCCAGACAGCCGCCGTTCTCCACCTGCGGCCAGGACACAGGCGACAGGCATGTCTGGCGGAAACTGATGCATCTGGTCACATTGCCCTGTCCCGCTCATCCTGCCCCCAGATGCAGTCCCCACCTCCCTCCAACTCTCCCTTCCATCCCCAAGAGTCCCCTAAACCCCCTAAGCCCTCTTTACCACTGGGTGCTGGGGGCGAGAGCCGCTCCACTTTGGGGACAATCAGGGGCCTGGGAGGGGCCGCTGCAGCCGGGCCTGGAGGTGGCCGGGGCAGTGTGGGGGCCAGGGTCGGAGAAAAGAAGGTGCAGGGGAACTCAGGGACCATCTCCTGCTGGGGTAGAGAAGGGTGCAGAGTTGGAGTGAAGGCCTTGGGCTGAGTCCCACCTCCCAGTGCCCGCCTTCTTACCGGGGACCCTGGGGGCCGGGGGCTGGGGCCAGACACAAGTGGTGGGTCCAGAACTTGCTCAGGCTTGGCTGTGGACAGGCAGAAATGTGACGGCCGCCAGGGCTGGCCCCCACCCCATCATATCCCTCCCCTCCTGAGAGCTGTCACTCCTCTGGGGAACCAGTCCCACTTCTCTGATTTCTGAATGCCCTGCCCCCACATCTGAGCCTGCCCCTTCACCCACTGCTCCCATGGGCTGCCCATTCCCCCATgggtcctcccctccccccttccttccACCTTGTCCTTCCCATCTCACCTGCTGTGAGCAGCTGGGTGAGGCAGGGGTTGTTGCCTCCAGCAATGGCAGTGGCGCTGGCAGTGGCAGGGGCCAAGGTGGGGGGGCTGGGCTTCCGTCCCCTAGGGGATGAGGTGGGGGGCTTGCCACTGGGCTGCACACCCTTGGGCACTGTAAAGTGAGGCCCAAATGGGGGCTCCAGATAGCCCGAGGGCAGAAGATCTAAGGGGaagggggatggggagaggcCTTGGACAGGCTGCGGGATGGGAGGGAAGGCTGGGGGAGCAGGTGGCGCTGGCACACCTGGGATAGGCGGGAGAGTAGGCAGGGGGAACTTGGGGGAGAAGAGAGCCTCTTCCTGCAGTGAAGCAGCGGGTGGAGCCATGGGAGAGAAGGGGGTTGCGGGGCAGGGCTCCAGATTCTGCTTCTTGGCAGGGGTAGGGTAGTGCaggaggggtggaggggtggcATGGGGTGGGAGCTTGGGCTTGGGGTCTTCAGGAAGGAGGAAATCAGAGTTCAGGAAGGTACTGGGGTCCAAGGGGCCAGGGCAGCTGTTCCGAGCCTGGTTGgggggacagacagacagacactcaGAGAGCACGGGAGAAAACTGGCCCTTGCAGATACCCAGGCAGCCTCCTGCCCCAGCTGAGCTCTGGATTGGGCacaggggagagagaggagaaatgaccacctccctttccccaaacacacacacaatagggAAACAATCTAATGACGGGAGAGAATGGAACACGTTTATGCACAAATCAGGCATGGGAAAGAGCACTGACATTCCTGCCTATCCAT includes:
- the MLXIPL gene encoding carbohydrate-responsive element-binding protein isoform X2; protein product: MAGALAGLAVDLQSPRVVPSPDTDSDTDVEEPSPRRSAGGLLRSQVIHSGHFMVSSPHSDSLTRRRDHEGPVGLGDFGPRSIDPTLTRLFECMSLAYSGKLVSPKWKNFKGLKLLCRDKIRLNNAIWRAWYIQYVERRKSPVCGFVTPLQGPEADEHGKPEAVVLEGNYWKRRIEVVMREYHKWRIYYKKRLRKSSREGDLLVPKQADGTWPPPERWCEQLFSSVVPVLLGDPKEEPGGRQLLDLDCFLSDISDTLFTTTQSSPAPLELPPGEAYIGNADMIQPDLTPLQPSLDDFMEVSDFFANYRPAQPLTPLNFQEPPGFDPMADPLFNNGILSPEVPPAPSGMAPLSGSRLQARNSCPGPLDPSTFLNSDFLLPEDPKPKLPPHATPPPLLHYPTPAKKQNLEPCPATPFSPMAPPAASLQEEALFSPKFPLPTLPPIPGVPAPPAPPAFPPIPQPVQGLSPSPFPLDLLPSGYLEPPFGPHFTVPKGVQPSGKPPTSSPRGRKPSPPTLAPATASATAIAGGNNPCLTQLLTAAKPEQVLDPPLVSGPSPRPPGSPEMVPEFPCTFFSPTLAPTLPRPPPGPAAAAPPRPLIVPKVERLSPPAPSGGERRLSGELNSMPGPGALSIIRVSPPQPTLSRGRPDSNKTENRRITHISAEQKRRFNIKLGFDTLHGLVSTLHAQPNLKVSKATTLQKTAEYIAMLQQERAAMQEEAQRLRDQIEELNAAINLCQQQLPATGVPITHQRFHQMRDMFDHYVQIRTLHNWKFWVFSILIRPLFESFNGMVSTASLQSLHQTSLAWLDQYCSLPALRPTVLNSLRQLSTTTCILTDPARIPEQATWAVTKGAVRQPR
- the MLXIPL gene encoding carbohydrate-responsive element-binding protein isoform X1 — protein: MAGALAGLAVDLQSPRVVPSPDTDSDTDVEEPSPRRSAGGLLRSQVIHSGHFMVSSPHSDSLTRRRDHEGPVGLGDFGPRSIDPTLTRLFECMSLAYSGKLVSPKWKNFKGLKLLCRDKIRLNNAIWRAWYIQYVERRKSPVCGFVTPLQGPEADEHGKPEAVVLEGNYWKRRIEVVMREYHKWRIYYKKRLRKSSREGDLLVPKQADGTWPPPERWCEQLFSSVVPVLLGDPKEEPGGRQLLDLDCFLSDISDTLFTTTQSSPAPLELPPGEAYIGNADMIQPDLTPLQPSLDDFMEVSDFFANYRPAQPLTPLNFQEPPGFDPMADPLFNNGILSPEVPPAPSGMAPLSGSRLQARNSCPGPLDPSTFLNSDFLLPEDPKPKLPPHATPPPLLHYPTPAKKQNLEPCPATPFSPMAPPAASLQEEALFSPKFPLPTLPPIPGVPAPPAPPAFPPIPQPVQGLSPSPFPLDLLPSGYLEPPFGPHFTVPKGVQPSGKPPTSSPRGRKPSPPTLAPATASATAIAGGNNPCLTQLLTAAKPEQVLDPPLVSGPSPRPPGSPQEMVPEFPCTFFSPTLAPTLPRPPPGPAAAAPPRPLIVPKVERLSPPAPSGGERRLSGELNSMPGPGALSIIRVSPPQPTLSRGRPDSNKTENRRITHISAEQKRRFNIKLGFDTLHGLVSTLHAQPNLKVSKATTLQKTAEYIAMLQQERAAMQEEAQRLRDQIEELNAAINLCQQQLPATGVPITHQRFHQMRDMFDHYVQIRTLHNWKFWVFSILIRPLFESFNGMVSTASLQSLHQTSLAWLDQYCSLPALRPTVLNSLRQLSTTTCILTDPARIPEQATWAVTKGAVRQPR
- the MLXIPL gene encoding carbohydrate-responsive element-binding protein isoform X3, which translates into the protein MPSGGPGTSSAVVLEGNYWKRRIEVVMREYHKWRIYYKKRLRKSSREGDLLVPKQADGTWPPPERWCEQLFSSVVPVLLGDPKEEPGGRQLLDLDCFLSDISDTLFTTTQSSPAPLELPPGEAYIGNADMIQPDLTPLQPSLDDFMEVSDFFANYRPAQPLTPLNFQEPPGFDPMADPLFNNGILSPEVPPAPSGMAPLSGSRLQARNSCPGPLDPSTFLNSDFLLPEDPKPKLPPHATPPPLLHYPTPAKKQNLEPCPATPFSPMAPPAASLQEEALFSPKFPLPTLPPIPGVPAPPAPPAFPPIPQPVQGLSPSPFPLDLLPSGYLEPPFGPHFTVPKGVQPSGKPPTSSPRGRKPSPPTLAPATASATAIAGGNNPCLTQLLTAAKPEQVLDPPLVSGPSPRPPGSPQEMVPEFPCTFFSPTLAPTLPRPPPGPAAAAPPRPLIVPKVERLSPPAPSGGERRLSGELNSMPGPGALSIIRVSPPQPTLSRGRPDSNKTENRRITHISAEQKRRFNIKLGFDTLHGLVSTLHAQPNLKVSKATTLQKTAEYIAMLQQERAAMQEEAQRLRDQIEELNAAINLCQQQLPATGVPITHQRFHQMRDMFDHYVQIRTLHNWKFWVFSILIRPLFESFNGMVSTASLQSLHQTSLAWLDQYCSLPALRPTVLNSLRQLSTTTCILTDPARIPEQATWAVTKGAVRQPR